A genomic region of Serratia fonticola contains the following coding sequences:
- the uca gene encoding urea carboxylase: MFTTVLIANRGEIACRAIRTLKRLGVTSVAVYSEADRNAPHVAEADVAVALGGEKAAESYLCIDKILAAAAESGAQAIYPGYGFLSESAEFAEACEAAGVVFIGPTAAQIREFGLKHRARELAALAQVPMTPGSGLLANVEQAVNEARRIGYPVMLKSTAGGGGIGLTRCDDEAALREAYDGVKRMGEQFFRDAGAFIERFVDQARHVEVQIFGDGQGRVVALGERDCSLQRRNQKVVEETPAPHLPAATRIALHQAAVALGEWVNYRSAGTVEFIYDAARDEFYFLEVNTRLQVEHPVTEMVTGLDLIECMLQVAAGEALDWAALQRAPQGAAIEVRIYAEDPLKNFQPSPGVLTEVVFPEDVRVDGWVATGSEVSAFYDPMVAKLIVHGENREQALAKMQAALGATRLHGIATNLDYLRQVLATPAFQRGDVWTRLLDSFDFRANCIEVLQPGTYSSVQDYPGRLGYWDIGVPPSGPMDDYAFRLANRIVGNHPSAAGLEFTLQGPTLRFHTNAVIALTGADCPADLDGVPVAYWQPLRVLAGQVLTLGRASQGCRTYLAVRNGLDVPVYLGSRSTFALGQFGGHAGRTLRVADMLAISQPQLAGCTTPAPVAAPQAMDSSLIPHYGNLWTIGVLYGPHGAPDFFTPESIETFFASEWQVHYNSNRLGVRLSGPKPDWARQNGGEAGLHPSNVHDCEYAIGAINFTGDFPVILTRDGPSLGGFVCPVTIAKAELWKVGQVKPGDRIRFQPIGFKQAQSLEQAQLGSIEALAAIEAITLPAPSLVGGATPSATILAALPQAEGRPTVVYRQAGDGYILMEYGDNVLDLALRLRIHLLMQSLRQQPINGVAELAPGVRSLQIRYDSRAIDQADLLQQLLAREQALGDVSQLQVPTRIVYLPMAFEDSGTLGAVERYQQTVRRSAPWLPNNVDFIQRINGLNHREQVRDIIFDASYLILGLGDVYLGAPCAVPLDPRHRLLSSKYNPARTHTAEGTVGIGGMYMCIYGMDSPGGYQLVGRTLPIWNKFLKNPQFAAGEPWLLHFFDQVRFYPVSEQELDQQREAFREGRAQVRIEQGVFDFAEYRRFLQDNAEDIAAFQQRQQQAFAHEVARWQEEEGEAEAQLLPPAQDEEEIDGYLVSADLNGSVWKILVEAGQAVAEGQPLIVVEAMKMELSVTAPRAGIVKRISCQPGRQVGPGDALLWLEHAS, encoded by the coding sequence ATGTTCACGACCGTATTGATCGCCAACCGTGGCGAAATTGCCTGCCGTGCCATCCGTACACTGAAACGTCTTGGCGTCACCAGCGTTGCCGTCTATTCCGAGGCCGATCGCAATGCGCCGCACGTAGCCGAAGCCGATGTGGCCGTGGCATTAGGCGGCGAGAAGGCGGCAGAGAGCTACCTTTGCATCGATAAAATTCTGGCGGCGGCGGCGGAAAGCGGCGCACAGGCGATCTACCCCGGCTACGGCTTTTTATCCGAAAGCGCCGAGTTTGCCGAGGCCTGTGAAGCGGCTGGGGTAGTGTTTATCGGCCCAACGGCGGCTCAGATCCGCGAGTTTGGTTTGAAGCATCGGGCACGCGAACTGGCGGCGCTGGCACAGGTGCCGATGACGCCAGGAAGCGGTTTGCTGGCCAATGTTGAGCAAGCGGTAAATGAAGCCCGGCGTATTGGTTATCCGGTGATGCTGAAAAGTACCGCCGGGGGCGGCGGGATCGGCCTGACGCGTTGTGATGATGAGGCCGCACTGCGCGAGGCCTATGACGGCGTGAAGCGGATGGGAGAGCAGTTCTTTCGCGACGCAGGCGCCTTTATTGAACGCTTTGTCGATCAAGCCCGCCATGTGGAAGTCCAAATCTTTGGCGATGGGCAAGGGCGCGTTGTCGCCCTCGGTGAGCGAGATTGCTCGCTACAGCGCCGTAACCAGAAGGTGGTGGAAGAAACGCCCGCGCCTCATCTGCCTGCGGCTACGCGAATCGCCTTGCACCAGGCCGCCGTTGCGCTCGGTGAGTGGGTTAACTACCGCAGTGCTGGCACGGTGGAGTTTATCTATGATGCGGCCCGCGATGAGTTTTACTTTCTGGAGGTAAATACCCGCCTGCAGGTGGAGCATCCGGTCACGGAAATGGTCACCGGCCTGGATCTGATCGAGTGCATGCTGCAAGTGGCTGCCGGGGAAGCGCTCGACTGGGCCGCTTTACAGCGCGCACCACAAGGGGCGGCCATTGAGGTACGTATTTACGCCGAAGATCCACTGAAAAACTTCCAACCCAGCCCTGGCGTGCTGACCGAAGTGGTTTTCCCGGAGGATGTGCGCGTCGATGGCTGGGTTGCCACGGGCAGTGAAGTATCCGCATTTTACGATCCGATGGTGGCCAAACTGATCGTTCATGGTGAAAACCGCGAGCAGGCGTTGGCAAAAATGCAGGCCGCCTTAGGGGCCACGCGGCTACACGGTATCGCCACCAATCTGGATTATTTGCGTCAGGTGCTGGCGACCCCGGCGTTTCAACGCGGCGATGTCTGGACTCGCCTGCTGGACAGCTTTGACTTTCGGGCAAATTGTATCGAGGTACTGCAGCCGGGCACGTACAGCAGCGTGCAGGATTACCCAGGGCGTTTAGGGTATTGGGATATCGGCGTACCGCCGTCCGGGCCGATGGACGACTATGCCTTCCGGCTGGCGAACCGTATTGTGGGTAATCACCCGAGCGCTGCCGGGTTGGAATTTACTTTACAGGGCCCGACGCTGCGTTTTCACACCAATGCCGTCATCGCCCTCACCGGGGCCGACTGCCCGGCCGATCTGGATGGGGTGCCGGTTGCTTATTGGCAGCCACTGAGGGTCCTGGCCGGCCAGGTATTGACGCTGGGGCGAGCCAGCCAGGGGTGCCGTACGTATCTGGCCGTGCGCAATGGGCTTGATGTTCCCGTCTATTTGGGTAGCCGTTCAACCTTTGCGCTGGGGCAGTTTGGCGGCCATGCCGGACGTACGCTACGGGTGGCGGATATGCTGGCCATTTCCCAACCGCAACTGGCGGGGTGCACAACACCAGCCCCGGTTGCCGCACCACAGGCGATGGACAGCAGCCTGATCCCACACTACGGCAACCTGTGGACTATCGGTGTACTGTATGGCCCGCACGGAGCACCGGATTTCTTCACTCCGGAATCGATCGAAACCTTCTTCGCCAGCGAATGGCAGGTGCACTACAACTCGAATCGTTTGGGCGTGCGCCTGTCAGGGCCGAAACCCGATTGGGCGCGGCAAAATGGTGGTGAAGCCGGGTTGCATCCTTCCAACGTGCACGACTGCGAATATGCAATAGGCGCCATTAACTTCACCGGCGATTTCCCGGTGATCCTGACGCGCGACGGGCCCAGCCTGGGAGGCTTTGTCTGCCCGGTAACCATTGCCAAGGCCGAGCTCTGGAAAGTCGGACAGGTGAAACCGGGGGATCGCATCCGCTTTCAGCCGATTGGTTTTAAGCAGGCGCAGTCGTTGGAACAGGCGCAGCTCGGCAGTATTGAGGCGCTGGCGGCCATTGAGGCCATCACCTTACCGGCCCCGAGTCTGGTGGGTGGGGCGACGCCTTCCGCCACCATTCTGGCCGCCTTACCCCAGGCCGAGGGGCGTCCAACGGTGGTTTATCGTCAGGCCGGTGATGGCTATATCCTGATGGAGTACGGCGATAACGTGCTCGATCTGGCGCTGCGCCTGCGTATTCATTTACTGATGCAGTCATTGCGTCAGCAGCCGATTAACGGTGTTGCGGAGTTGGCACCTGGCGTACGTTCACTGCAGATCCGTTATGACAGCCGGGCCATCGATCAGGCCGATTTGCTGCAACAGCTGTTGGCACGTGAACAGGCACTGGGGGATGTCAGCCAATTGCAGGTGCCGACGCGCATTGTCTATCTGCCCATGGCTTTTGAAGACAGTGGCACCCTCGGCGCGGTGGAGCGTTATCAGCAAACCGTACGTCGTTCAGCGCCCTGGTTGCCGAACAATGTGGATTTTATTCAGCGTATCAACGGCCTTAACCACCGCGAACAGGTGCGCGACATTATCTTTGACGCCAGCTATCTGATCCTGGGATTAGGGGATGTTTATCTCGGTGCTCCCTGTGCGGTACCGCTCGATCCCCGTCACCGCTTGTTAAGTTCCAAATACAATCCGGCCCGGACTCACACTGCCGAAGGCACGGTGGGGATCGGCGGGATGTACATGTGCATCTACGGCATGGACTCTCCCGGCGGTTATCAACTGGTGGGGCGTACCTTGCCCATCTGGAACAAATTCCTCAAGAACCCACAATTCGCCGCCGGAGAGCCCTGGTTACTGCACTTCTTCGATCAGGTGCGTTTCTACCCGGTCAGCGAGCAGGAGCTGGATCAACAGCGCGAGGCTTTCCGCGAGGGGCGTGCGCAGGTGCGTATCGAACAGGGGGTGTTTGATTTTGCCGAGTATCGCCGTTTCCTGCAGGACAACGCCGAAGATATCGCGGCATTCCAGCAACGCCAGCAGCAAGCCTTCGCCCATGAGGTCGCGCGCTGGCAGGAAGAGGAGGGAGAAGCGGAAGCGCAATTGCTGCCGCCGGCGCAGGATGAAGAAGAGATCGACGGCTATCTGGTCAGTGCCGATCTGAACGGCAGCGTATGGAAGATCCTGGTAGAGGCGGGGCAGGCAGTGGCAGAAGGCCAGCCGCTGATCGTAGTAGAAGCCATGAAGATGGAGCTCTCTGTTACCGCACCACGCGCCGGGATCGTCAAACGCATCAGCTGCCAGCCGGGGCGGCAGGTTGGGCCTGGGGATGCTTTGCTGTGGCTGGAACACGCCAGCTGA
- the urtC gene encoding urea ABC transporter permease subunit UrtC has protein sequence MSLPLTVTGVQKAPRIALSIGGLLLLALLIMPFLALLPAGHPLAISTYTLTLVGKILCYAIVAVALDLVWGYAGLLSLGHGLFFALGGYAMGMYLMRQAAGEGVPAFMSFLSWSELPWFWSGTQYFIWALCLVILVPGVLAFVFGYFAFRSKIKGVYFSIMTQALTYAGMLLFFRNETGFGGNNGFTGFTTLLGFPITATGTRVALFLTTVLLLAASLALGFALARSKFGRVLTAVRDAENRLTFCGYDPKGFKLFVWTLSAVLCGLAGALYVPQVGIINPSEMSPTNSIEAAIWVALGGRGTLVGPLLGAGVVNGAKSWFTMAIPEYWQFFLGVMFIIVTLFLPQGVIGLLRRRKSS, from the coding sequence ATGAGCCTTCCTCTGACTGTAACCGGCGTGCAGAAAGCACCTCGGATCGCATTGAGCATCGGCGGTCTGTTGTTGCTGGCGTTGTTAATCATGCCCTTTCTGGCCTTGCTGCCAGCGGGTCATCCATTGGCGATCTCCACTTATACCCTGACCCTGGTGGGGAAAATCCTGTGTTATGCGATTGTGGCCGTTGCGCTGGATCTGGTGTGGGGCTATGCCGGGCTACTGTCGCTGGGGCACGGTTTGTTCTTTGCATTGGGGGGGTATGCAATGGGGATGTACCTGATGCGACAGGCCGCTGGCGAAGGTGTACCGGCGTTTATGTCTTTCCTGTCGTGGAGCGAGCTGCCGTGGTTCTGGAGCGGTACACAGTACTTCATCTGGGCGCTATGCCTGGTGATCCTGGTGCCGGGCGTGCTGGCCTTTGTCTTTGGCTACTTTGCTTTCCGCTCCAAAATCAAAGGGGTCTATTTTTCGATCATGACCCAGGCGCTGACCTATGCCGGAATGCTGCTGTTTTTCCGTAATGAGACGGGGTTTGGCGGCAACAATGGCTTTACCGGGTTTACCACATTACTCGGTTTTCCGATTACGGCGACCGGCACGCGGGTAGCCCTGTTTTTGACCACCGTCCTGTTGCTGGCAGCTAGCCTGGCGTTGGGATTTGCGCTGGCTCGCAGCAAGTTTGGCCGGGTGCTGACGGCCGTACGGGACGCGGAAAACCGCCTGACGTTCTGCGGCTACGATCCAAAAGGTTTCAAGCTGTTCGTCTGGACGCTCTCTGCGGTGCTGTGTGGATTGGCCGGGGCGTTATATGTGCCGCAGGTCGGTATTATCAATCCGAGTGAAATGTCGCCAACCAACTCCATTGAGGCGGCCATCTGGGTGGCGCTGGGGGGACGCGGCACCTTGGTAGGGCCCCTGTTGGGGGCGGGGGTGGTGAACGGCGCCAAGAGCTGGTTCACGATGGCGATCCCGGAGTACTGGCAGTTTTTCCTTGGGGTGATGTTTATCATCGTTACCCTGTTTCTACCGCAGGGCGTTATTGGCCTGCTGCGCCGGAGGAAATCATCATGA
- a CDS encoding GntR family transcriptional regulator — translation MQMNNHHHKARPAGLAERIYLQLKNDIFDFLLLPGDRFSENDIALRMDASRTPVRQALFRLEREGYLDVHFRSGWQVRPFDFAYFEELYELRIVLEREAVRRLCTRPTEALQRQLKALKSFWIEAPRLEDGKAVSLHDEQFHMALVAAVGNGEMARIHRDITEKIRIIRRLDFTKGERVDATYNEHAAILRAILQHQTEEAQTLLSNHIAVSKAEVRKITLHMLHQARLQPT, via the coding sequence ATGCAAATGAACAATCACCACCACAAGGCACGGCCTGCAGGATTGGCTGAGCGTATTTATCTGCAACTGAAGAATGACATTTTCGATTTTCTGTTGCTGCCGGGCGATCGGTTCAGTGAAAACGACATTGCCTTGCGGATGGATGCCAGCCGTACACCGGTACGCCAGGCCTTATTCCGGCTGGAGCGGGAAGGTTATCTCGACGTGCACTTCCGCAGCGGCTGGCAGGTGCGTCCTTTCGATTTTGCCTACTTTGAAGAGCTGTATGAATTGCGCATCGTATTGGAGCGTGAAGCCGTCAGGCGGCTTTGCACCCGGCCAACCGAAGCGCTGCAGCGCCAGCTTAAGGCGTTGAAAAGTTTCTGGATCGAGGCACCACGTCTTGAAGACGGCAAAGCGGTGTCGCTGCACGACGAGCAGTTTCATATGGCTCTGGTCGCCGCCGTGGGGAATGGAGAAATGGCGCGCATCCATCGTGATATTACCGAGAAGATCCGCATTATTCGCCGGTTGGACTTCACTAAAGGGGAACGTGTCGATGCCACCTACAACGAACATGCCGCCATTTTACGGGCGATCCTGCAACACCAGACCGAGGAGGCGCAAACGCTGCTCAGTAATCATATTGCCGTCAGCAAGGCTGAGGTCCGAAAAATAACCCTACATATGCTGCATCAGGCGCGGCTTCAGCCAACGTAA
- the urtB gene encoding urea ABC transporter permease subunit UrtB, whose product MKLLSLSPSTYLWLILCWLPLQAQAGPGSEFAAANRSQQARLLQLWAAEPEASRLPLLQGLKQENVVFDEARHAFIQRGTHYQALEGDAPPVGAVKKVWFNNRLRILVANALSAHQLVSADPAVRLLAAQALQREAQSDQLPLLKARLALEADTQVHGALLIALANLQLADANPQVRQNAVRILADSADPQTQSRLQRFTDAAFEPDASVRAEAAKSLAGVKHRLMLGDLLGQAFTGLSLGSILLLAALGLAITYGLLGVINMAHGEMLMLGAYSAYLVQGLFKQLAPQWLALYPLVALPVAFSFTACIGMVLERTVIRHLYGRPLETLLATWGASLILIQGVRVLFGAQNVEVANPAWLSGGIQLLPNLVLPWNRIAVIVFVALILLLTWLLLNKTRLGMNVRAVTQNRAMAACCGVPTGRVDMLAFGLGSGIAGLGGVALSQLGNVGPELGQGYIIDSFLVVVLGGVGQLAGTVVAAFGLGILNKILEPQMGAVLGKILILVLIVLFIQKRPQGLFAFKGRVID is encoded by the coding sequence ATGAAACTTTTATCCTTATCCCCGAGCACGTATCTGTGGCTGATACTGTGCTGGTTGCCGCTGCAGGCCCAGGCCGGGCCGGGCAGTGAATTTGCCGCTGCCAACCGGAGCCAGCAGGCCAGGCTGTTACAGCTTTGGGCCGCTGAACCAGAGGCGTCGCGCCTGCCTTTGCTGCAGGGGCTGAAGCAGGAAAATGTCGTTTTTGATGAGGCCAGACACGCCTTTATCCAGCGGGGTACTCACTATCAGGCGTTGGAAGGCGACGCGCCACCGGTAGGGGCAGTGAAAAAAGTCTGGTTCAATAATCGGCTACGTATTTTGGTAGCCAATGCGCTATCTGCCCACCAACTGGTTAGCGCAGATCCCGCCGTGCGCCTGTTGGCTGCTCAGGCGTTGCAGCGTGAGGCTCAGAGCGATCAATTACCGTTACTGAAGGCCCGGCTGGCGCTGGAGGCGGATACACAGGTGCATGGGGCACTCCTTATCGCGCTGGCTAATCTGCAGTTGGCAGATGCCAACCCGCAGGTGCGCCAAAATGCCGTACGGATCCTGGCGGATTCGGCCGATCCACAAACCCAGTCACGCCTGCAACGGTTTACCGATGCGGCTTTTGAGCCTGATGCCAGCGTGCGTGCTGAGGCGGCCAAAAGTCTGGCAGGGGTAAAGCATCGTCTGATGCTGGGAGATCTGCTTGGTCAAGCCTTTACCGGCTTATCGCTCGGTTCGATCCTGCTGCTGGCCGCGTTAGGGTTGGCGATCACCTATGGCCTGCTTGGGGTGATCAACATGGCGCATGGCGAAATGCTGATGCTGGGTGCCTACTCGGCCTATCTGGTTCAGGGGCTGTTTAAGCAGTTGGCTCCCCAATGGCTGGCACTCTATCCACTGGTGGCCTTGCCCGTGGCTTTTAGCTTTACTGCCTGCATCGGCATGGTGCTGGAACGCACGGTGATCCGTCATTTGTATGGACGCCCGCTGGAAACCCTGCTGGCAACCTGGGGTGCCAGTCTGATCCTGATCCAGGGGGTGCGGGTGCTGTTTGGTGCGCAGAACGTGGAAGTGGCCAACCCTGCCTGGCTGTCGGGGGGAATACAGCTGTTGCCTAATCTGGTCCTGCCCTGGAACCGCATTGCGGTGATCGTATTTGTTGCGCTGATCTTGCTGTTGACCTGGCTACTGCTGAATAAAACCCGCCTTGGCATGAACGTGCGGGCGGTCACGCAAAACCGGGCCATGGCGGCGTGTTGCGGCGTACCGACCGGGCGTGTCGATATGTTGGCCTTTGGTTTGGGATCGGGCATTGCTGGTCTGGGGGGCGTGGCGCTGTCGCAACTGGGTAACGTGGGCCCGGAGTTGGGGCAGGGGTATATCATCGACTCGTTCCTGGTGGTGGTGCTGGGCGGCGTTGGCCAGTTGGCTGGCACCGTGGTAGCGGCCTTCGGGCTGGGTATCCTGAACAAAATTCTTGAGCCGCAGATGGGGGCGGTACTGGGCAAAATCCTGATCCTGGTACTGATTGTGTTGTTTATTCAGAAGCGTCCTCAAGGGTTGTTTGCCTTTAAGGGCAGGGTGATCGATTGA
- the urtD gene encoding urea ABC transporter ATP-binding protein UrtD — protein MNALQMTDDLFTQPFPADKHRDQTDPVLQLEHINVSFDGFHALRDLSLQIGVGELRCVIGPNGAGKTTLMDVITGKTKPDSGRVFYDQTRDLTGMSAIQIAQAGIGRKFQKPTVFEALTVFENLEIAQKTKKSVWACLRAKLSSEQRDRIDDMLHILRLGHERQRPAGLLSHGQKQFLEIGMLLVQEPHLLLLDEPAAGMTDAETEYTAELFKSLAGKHSLMVVEHDMGFVETIADHVTVLHQGQVLAEGSLAQVQANEQVIDVYLGR, from the coding sequence ATGAATGCGCTGCAAATGACCGATGACCTGTTTACCCAGCCCTTTCCGGCAGACAAGCATCGCGATCAGACCGACCCGGTGTTGCAACTGGAACATATCAACGTCAGCTTTGACGGCTTCCATGCGCTACGCGATCTTTCGCTGCAAATTGGTGTGGGGGAATTGCGTTGCGTCATTGGCCCGAACGGTGCGGGTAAAACCACGTTGATGGATGTGATTACCGGTAAAACCAAACCGGACAGCGGGCGGGTATTTTACGATCAGACGCGTGACCTGACTGGCATGAGTGCGATCCAGATCGCCCAGGCCGGTATTGGCCGCAAGTTTCAAAAGCCCACGGTGTTTGAAGCGCTGACGGTGTTTGAAAATCTGGAAATTGCGCAGAAAACCAAAAAGTCTGTCTGGGCTTGTCTGCGCGCCAAGCTCAGCAGCGAGCAGCGGGATCGCATCGACGACATGCTGCACATCCTGCGGCTCGGGCATGAGCGTCAGCGGCCTGCCGGGCTGCTTTCTCACGGACAAAAACAGTTTCTTGAGATTGGCATGTTGCTGGTACAGGAGCCGCATCTGCTGTTGCTCGACGAACCGGCCGCGGGCATGACCGATGCCGAAACCGAGTACACCGCCGAACTGTTCAAATCCCTGGCGGGTAAACATTCGCTGATGGTGGTGGAACACGATATGGGGTTTGTTGAAACCATTGCGGATCACGTCACCGTTTTGCATCAGGGGCAAGTGTTGGCGGAAGGCTCGCTTGCCCAGGTACAGGCCAATGAGCAGGTGATCGACGTTTATCTGGGGCGCTGA
- the urtE gene encoding urea ABC transporter ATP-binding subunit UrtE, producing the protein MLQVSELNQYYGGSHILRGLSFDASIGEVTCLLGRNGVGKTTLLKCLMGLVPAKSGTIRWQGHLLNPCKPHQRVQAGIAYVPQGREIFATLTVEENILMGLARFSGSQAKRVPSAIYELFPVLEEMKGRRGGDLSGGQQQQLAIARALACRPSLLILDEPTEGIQPSVIKEIGAVIGQLAARGDMAILLVEQFYDFAADLADRYLVMSRGNIVQRGIGSEMEQDGVRGLVAI; encoded by the coding sequence ATGCTGCAAGTTAGCGAACTGAACCAGTATTATGGCGGTAGCCATATTCTGCGCGGCCTGTCATTTGATGCCAGTATTGGCGAAGTGACCTGCCTGTTGGGCCGTAACGGCGTAGGTAAAACGACATTGTTGAAATGCCTGATGGGGCTGGTGCCCGCCAAAAGCGGCACTATCCGTTGGCAAGGGCACCTGCTCAACCCGTGCAAGCCACATCAACGGGTTCAGGCTGGCATTGCCTATGTGCCGCAAGGACGTGAGATCTTTGCGACACTGACGGTAGAAGAAAACATTCTGATGGGGTTGGCACGGTTCTCCGGCTCACAGGCTAAACGGGTGCCGTCAGCCATTTATGAACTGTTTCCGGTGCTGGAAGAGATGAAAGGCCGGCGTGGCGGCGATCTTTCCGGTGGGCAGCAGCAACAGCTGGCGATTGCCCGTGCGCTGGCGTGCCGGCCCAGCCTATTGATCCTTGATGAACCTACAGAGGGGATCCAACCTTCGGTGATCAAAGAGATCGGCGCAGTGATCGGGCAATTAGCCGCCCGAGGAGATATGGCGATCCTGCTGGTTGAGCAGTTCTATGATTTTGCGGCGGATCTGGCGGATCGGTATCTGGTGATGTCGCGCGGCAATATTGTTCAGCGCGGTATCGGTAGCGAGATGGAGCAGGATGGGGTGCGGGGGCTGGTGGCGATATAA
- the urtA gene encoding urea ABC transporter substrate-binding protein: protein MRRRHFIKAFALSASLLGIGMGWSAQAADTIKVGILSSLSGTMAISETPLKDVALMTIDDINAKGGVLGKKLEAVVVDPASNWPLFAEKARQLLTQDKVAVVFGCWTSVSRKSVLPVFEELNGLLFYPVQYEGEEMSPNVFYTGAAPNQQAIPAVEYLMSEDGGAAKRFFLLGTDYVYPRTTNKILRAFLHSKGVKDQDIAEVYTPFGYSDYQTIVANIKKFSAGGKTAVISTVNGDSNVPFYKELANQGIKATDVPVIAFSVGEEELRGIDTKPLVGDLAAWNYFQSVDNPTNKQFVAEWKAYAKAHNLPNFATAVTNDPMEATYVGLHMWAQAVEKAGTTDVDKVRAAMAGQTFVAPSGFTLTMDQTNHHLHKPVMIGEIADNGQFNVVWQTDAPIRAQPWSPFIAGNDKRPDYPVKGGQ from the coding sequence ATGCGACGTCGTCACTTTATCAAAGCTTTTGCGTTGTCTGCCTCTTTGCTGGGCATCGGGATGGGCTGGAGCGCGCAGGCCGCCGATACTATCAAGGTCGGCATTTTGAGTTCGCTGTCTGGCACCATGGCCATTTCTGAAACGCCACTGAAAGATGTGGCGCTGATGACCATCGATGACATCAACGCCAAAGGCGGCGTATTGGGCAAAAAGTTGGAGGCCGTGGTGGTGGATCCAGCCTCCAACTGGCCGCTGTTTGCTGAAAAAGCCCGTCAGTTGCTCACCCAGGACAAAGTCGCCGTGGTGTTTGGCTGCTGGACATCGGTATCACGCAAATCGGTATTACCGGTGTTTGAAGAACTGAATGGCCTGCTTTTCTACCCGGTGCAGTACGAAGGGGAAGAGATGTCGCCGAACGTATTTTATACCGGAGCTGCGCCAAACCAGCAGGCGATCCCGGCGGTGGAATACCTGATGAGTGAAGATGGCGGTGCGGCGAAGCGTTTCTTCCTGCTGGGCACCGATTATGTTTATCCGCGCACCACCAACAAGATCCTGCGCGCTTTCCTGCATTCGAAAGGGGTGAAAGATCAGGATATCGCCGAGGTCTATACCCCATTTGGTTACAGTGATTATCAGACGATCGTCGCCAACATCAAAAAGTTCTCTGCCGGGGGCAAGACGGCGGTGATCTCCACCGTTAACGGAGACTCCAACGTGCCATTCTACAAAGAGTTGGCCAACCAAGGCATCAAGGCGACTGACGTACCGGTGATTGCTTTCTCGGTAGGTGAAGAAGAGCTGCGCGGTATTGATACCAAACCGCTGGTGGGGGATCTGGCGGCCTGGAACTATTTCCAGTCGGTAGATAACCCGACCAACAAACAGTTTGTCGCCGAATGGAAAGCCTACGCCAAAGCCCATAACCTGCCGAACTTTGCCACGGCGGTGACCAACGACCCAATGGAGGCCACCTATGTGGGGCTGCATATGTGGGCACAGGCGGTGGAGAAAGCCGGAACGACCGACGTGGATAAAGTGCGTGCGGCAATGGCTGGGCAAACTTTTGTCGCGCCATCCGGCTTTACCCTGACGATGGATCAGACCAATCACCACCTGCACAAACCGGTGATGATCGGTGAGATCGCAGACAACGGCCAGTTCAACGTGGTGTGGCAGACCGACGCCCCCATCCGCGCTCAGCCCTGGAGCCCGTTTATTGCCGGTAATGACAAGCGTCCAGATTATCCGGTGAAGGGCGGGCAATAA